Proteins encoded within one genomic window of Candidatus Methylomirabilota bacterium:
- a CDS encoding alpha/beta fold hydrolase codes for MRPMLAVVGLAAVLLAPAPGLAHKDTDPPHQRYAMGDLKLESGEVIKDFAVSYVTQGALNPAKSNAILVLTAIGGNHHRLDFLIGPGKALDTDKFFVVAVDAIGNGLTTSPSNSTAQAHMKFPRFNIRDMVQSQYRLLTEHLDVKHVVAVVGASMGGMQTLQWGVSYPDFADQLIAMVPLLRTPAWTVTVLEASRKAIMLDPAWKGGEYTTPPEAGIRLWRDIVTILASRTPEQLNAQFPNGPDVLPWLKTQEDALVPDFDANDWIYQTWAYEQHDISAGPGGSGDMFKTLRAIKSSVLILTGVKDLLNPEWEARDAFRYISSSRGVQINPASVTGHMAASGAIPADVDALNREIAAFIERGQRVKQENATRSAPTSSPGPASSTDRDMGKQLPPPAPPRTPSSRR; via the coding sequence ATGCGCCCGATGCTCGCCGTCGTCGGCCTGGCCGCCGTTCTGCTGGCCCCCGCGCCCGGTCTCGCGCACAAGGACACCGACCCACCCCATCAGCGCTACGCCATGGGCGATCTCAAGCTCGAGAGCGGCGAGGTGATCAAGGACTTCGCGGTCTCCTACGTCACCCAGGGCGCGCTCAATCCCGCCAAGTCGAACGCGATCCTCGTGCTCACCGCGATCGGCGGGAATCATCATCGGCTCGACTTCCTCATCGGCCCCGGGAAGGCCCTGGACACCGACAAGTTCTTCGTGGTCGCGGTGGACGCGATCGGCAATGGGCTCACCACCTCACCGTCCAACAGCACCGCGCAGGCCCACATGAAGTTCCCGCGCTTCAACATCCGCGACATGGTGCAGTCGCAGTACCGGCTCCTTACCGAGCACCTCGACGTGAAGCACGTGGTCGCGGTGGTGGGTGCCTCCATGGGCGGCATGCAAACGCTGCAATGGGGTGTGAGCTATCCGGACTTCGCCGATCAGCTCATCGCCATGGTCCCGTTGCTACGAACGCCCGCGTGGACGGTGACGGTGCTCGAGGCGAGCCGCAAGGCGATCATGCTCGATCCGGCGTGGAAGGGCGGCGAGTACACGACCCCGCCCGAGGCGGGCATCCGGCTCTGGCGGGACATCGTGACCATCCTGGCCTCGCGCACGCCCGAGCAGCTCAACGCGCAGTTCCCCAACGGCCCGGACGTGCTGCCCTGGCTCAAGACGCAGGAGGACGCGCTCGTGCCCGACTTCGACGCCAACGACTGGATCTACCAGACCTGGGCCTACGAGCAGCACGACATCAGCGCCGGCCCTGGGGGCAGCGGTGACATGTTCAAGACCCTGCGCGCCATCAAGTCGAGCGTGCTGATCCTGACCGGCGTCAAGGACCTCCTCAACCCGGAGTGGGAGGCGCGGGACGCCTTCCGCTACATCTCCTCGTCACGCGGAGTGCAGATCAACCCGGCGTCCGTGACCGGTCACATGGCCGCCTCGGGCGCGATCCCCGCCGACGTCGACGCGCTCAACCGCGAGATCGCGGCCTTCATCGAGCGAGGTCAGCGGGTGAAGCAGGAGAACGCGACACGCTCCGCCCCGACGTCGTCCCCGGGTCCCGCCTCCTCCACGGACCGGGATATGGGGAAGCAGCTGCCGCCGCCGGCGCCGCCCCGGACCCCGTCCTCCCGCCGATAG
- a CDS encoding ectonucleotide pyrophosphatase/phosphodiesterase → MRRALLVSIDGFAGFYWDDPALRIPTLRRLAERGAVSSRMTAVFPSTTWPTHVSLVTGVRPRTHGVVGNHILDRATGLSQDLTGDPLYDAGAILRSPTIYDRAHAAGRSTAAVDWPCTRHAATLDWNLPFFKDQRVFETHTARAVWQELVALGYPMDRQGEWALLAKRFLKDAMVADVAAHLLRTRGPDLLLLHFLCADSHQHLFGPRSPEARWAIEYIDGLIGQVLAALPAGALDRDTVVFVVSDHGFLPAEREIRVNVHLRRRGLLAVDGEGHVARGDARLVMNHGAGYVYLAGGGDRARLARDLARELAGLEGVAGAWPAEEYESLGLAAPHENALAGDLVLDAAPGYCFGDEARGDDLHAPPRYRGTHGQRPEHPDNAAFFLAAGAGVRRAGGLGPITSRDVAPTLASLLGLEMGTVEGRRLDEALA, encoded by the coding sequence ATGCGCCGGGCCCTCCTCGTGAGTATCGACGGCTTCGCGGGGTTCTACTGGGACGACCCCGCGTTGCGCATCCCCACGCTGCGGCGGCTCGCCGAGCGCGGCGCGGTGTCCTCGCGGATGACCGCGGTCTTCCCCAGCACGACGTGGCCCACCCACGTGAGCCTGGTCACGGGCGTGCGGCCGCGCACCCACGGGGTCGTGGGCAATCACATCCTCGACCGCGCCACCGGGCTCAGCCAGGACCTCACCGGCGACCCCCTCTACGACGCGGGCGCCATCCTCCGGTCGCCCACCATCTACGACCGTGCGCACGCCGCGGGACGGAGCACCGCCGCGGTGGACTGGCCGTGCACGCGCCACGCGGCCACGCTCGACTGGAACCTTCCCTTCTTCAAGGATCAGCGCGTATTCGAGACCCACACCGCGCGCGCCGTCTGGCAGGAGCTGGTCGCCCTCGGTTATCCCATGGACCGTCAGGGCGAGTGGGCGCTCCTGGCCAAGCGCTTCCTCAAGGACGCGATGGTGGCGGACGTGGCTGCCCACCTCCTGCGGACTCGCGGGCCCGATCTGCTCTTGCTGCACTTCCTCTGCGCGGACAGCCATCAGCACCTCTTTGGCCCCCGCTCGCCCGAGGCGCGCTGGGCCATCGAGTACATCGACGGCCTGATCGGCCAGGTGCTCGCCGCGCTCCCCGCCGGCGCGCTCGATCGCGACACCGTCGTGTTCGTGGTGTCGGACCACGGCTTCTTGCCCGCCGAGCGCGAGATCCGGGTGAACGTGCACCTGCGCCGGCGCGGCCTGCTCGCAGTTGACGGCGAGGGCCACGTCGCCAGGGGAGACGCGCGGCTCGTGATGAATCACGGCGCCGGCTACGTCTACCTTGCGGGCGGTGGCGACCGTGCTCGGCTGGCCCGCGACCTCGCGCGTGAGCTGGCCGGCCTCGAGGGGGTGGCGGGCGCGTGGCCCGCGGAGGAGTACGAGAGCCTCGGGCTGGCCGCGCCCCACGAGAACGCGCTGGCCGGCGACCTGGTGCTCGACGCGGCGCCGGGCTACTGCTTCGGCGATGAGGCGCGCGGGGACGATCTCCACGCGCCGCCGCGCTATCGCGGCACCCACGGCCAGCGGCCCGAGCACCCCGACAACGCGGCCTTCTTCCTCGCGGCGGGGGCGGGCGTGCGGCGCGCGGGAGGGCTCGGGCCCATCACGAGCCGGGACGTGGCGCCGACGCTCGCGTCGCTGCTGGGGCTCGAGATGGGAACGGTGGAGGGACGGCGCCTCGACGAGGCGCTGGCCTAG
- a CDS encoding acyl-CoA dehydrogenase family protein, with protein sequence MDLNYSPEDVAYRKQVRTWLERNLPFSPPRTLEERKVWHRKLYEGGFLGMGWPKEYGGQGARPMEQAIVADEMAHAAAPAPTNGLGLGIVGPTIVVHGNEWQKKRYLRKILTAEEMWCQLYSEPNSGSDLASLKTSAEDKGDHFMVNGQKIWTSGGKVADWGLLLARTDPKVPKHKGITCFLMSMRQPGVEVRPLKQITGSAEFCEVFMTNARVEKENQIGKLGEGWAIANTTLGYERGGRSLARISGYAAQYHRLVGAAKKLMRNGRPLMESPTVRQRLGKIWADLEVERYNALRVLTQLEKGEHPGAGGSLTKLSYSEFEKRFMEVAQEILGPYGQLTDGAPAELALEIDTAVGEMGTWAYGFLWSRAGTIYAGSSEIQKNVIGERILGLPKESRADRGGAR encoded by the coding sequence ATGGATCTCAACTACTCCCCGGAAGACGTCGCGTATCGCAAGCAGGTGCGGACGTGGCTCGAGCGGAATCTGCCATTCTCCCCACCTCGCACGTTGGAAGAACGCAAGGTCTGGCACCGCAAGCTCTACGAGGGCGGCTTCCTCGGGATGGGCTGGCCCAAGGAGTACGGCGGCCAGGGCGCCCGCCCCATGGAGCAGGCCATCGTCGCCGACGAGATGGCGCACGCCGCCGCGCCGGCGCCCACCAACGGACTCGGCCTCGGCATCGTCGGGCCGACCATCGTGGTGCACGGCAACGAGTGGCAGAAGAAGCGGTATCTCCGGAAGATCCTCACCGCCGAGGAGATGTGGTGCCAGCTCTACTCGGAGCCCAATTCCGGCTCCGACCTCGCCTCGCTCAAGACCAGCGCCGAGGACAAGGGTGACCACTTCATGGTGAACGGCCAGAAGATCTGGACCAGCGGCGGGAAGGTGGCGGACTGGGGTCTGCTCCTCGCCCGCACGGATCCCAAGGTCCCGAAACACAAGGGCATCACGTGCTTCCTCATGAGCATGCGCCAGCCCGGCGTCGAGGTGCGGCCACTCAAGCAGATCACGGGCTCGGCGGAGTTCTGTGAAGTGTTCATGACGAACGCGCGCGTGGAGAAGGAGAACCAGATCGGCAAGCTCGGCGAGGGCTGGGCCATCGCCAACACCACGCTGGGCTACGAGCGCGGCGGGCGCTCGCTGGCGCGCATCTCCGGCTATGCCGCGCAGTACCACCGCCTGGTCGGCGCGGCGAAGAAGCTCATGCGCAACGGCCGCCCGCTCATGGAGAGCCCGACGGTACGGCAGCGCCTCGGCAAGATCTGGGCCGACCTCGAGGTCGAGCGCTACAACGCGCTCCGCGTGCTGACGCAGCTGGAGAAGGGCGAGCATCCCGGCGCGGGCGGATCGCTCACCAAGCTCTCCTATTCCGAGTTCGAGAAGCGCTTCATGGAGGTGGCGCAGGAGATCCTCGGGCCCTACGGCCAGCTCACCGACGGCGCGCCCGCCGAGCTCGCGCTGGAGATCGACACCGCCGTCGGCGAGATGGGCACCTGGGCGTACGGCTTCCTCTGGTCCCGCGCCGGCACCATCTACGCCGGCTCGTCGGAGATCCAGAAGAACGTCATCGGCGAGCGCATCCTGGGCCTGCCCAAGGAGTCGCGCGCGGACCGGGGAGGCGCCCGATGA
- the dusB gene encoding tRNA dihydrouridine synthase DusB, with protein MKIGPVEIASLARMAPMAGITNAPFRLIVKECGSGLTTTEEMDAAALLTNHPHANDIAAYFPEERPLAMQLLGKDPELLSRAAEKLQGLGADLVDLNMGCPMPRITGKGKGAALMRDLAATSRILRAMRKALSVPLTVKIRGGWDDEHLNAVEVAQMAESEGVDAITVHPRTRAQRHTGRAPWEIIADVVAAVSIPVTGNGDVRSMADAHRMAGETGCASVMIGRGALGRPWIFSESFDALSAEGKRDYKIDVIARHCALIRGHFREKYALVQMQKHLAWYTEGLGHATDCRRRLFECRTHEDVWATFKAYWDRHWEEAAEKGPSASLAPLVARST; from the coding sequence ATGAAGATCGGCCCGGTGGAGATCGCCTCGCTCGCGCGGATGGCCCCCATGGCGGGGATCACCAACGCGCCGTTCCGGCTCATCGTGAAGGAGTGCGGGAGCGGGCTCACCACCACCGAGGAGATGGATGCGGCGGCGCTCCTGACCAACCATCCGCACGCCAACGACATTGCCGCCTACTTCCCCGAGGAGCGGCCGCTCGCCATGCAGCTCCTCGGCAAGGACCCCGAGCTCCTGAGCCGCGCCGCCGAGAAGCTCCAGGGCCTGGGCGCAGATCTCGTCGATCTGAACATGGGCTGTCCCATGCCCCGCATCACCGGCAAGGGCAAGGGGGCCGCCCTGATGCGCGACCTCGCGGCGACCAGCCGTATCCTGCGCGCGATGCGCAAGGCGCTGTCGGTGCCCCTCACTGTGAAGATCCGGGGTGGCTGGGACGACGAGCACCTGAACGCGGTGGAGGTCGCGCAGATGGCCGAGTCGGAGGGCGTGGACGCGATCACCGTGCACCCCCGCACGCGCGCGCAGCGCCACACCGGGCGGGCGCCGTGGGAGATCATCGCCGACGTGGTCGCGGCGGTGTCCATCCCCGTCACCGGCAACGGGGACGTGCGCTCGATGGCCGACGCGCACCGCATGGCGGGGGAGACCGGCTGCGCCTCGGTGATGATCGGACGCGGGGCGTTGGGACGCCCGTGGATCTTCAGCGAGAGCTTCGACGCGCTGTCAGCCGAGGGAAAGCGCGACTACAAGATCGACGTGATCGCGCGGCACTGCGCGCTGATCCGCGGCCACTTCCGCGAGAAGTACGCGCTCGTCCAGATGCAGAAGCATCTGGCCTGGTACACGGAAGGGCTGGGGCACGCCACCGATTGCCGCCGGCGCCTCTTCGAGTGCCGCACCCACGAGGACGTGTGGGCGACGTTCAAGGCCTACTGGGACCGCCACTGGGAGGAGGCTGCTGAAAAAGGGCCATCTGCGTCGTTGGCGCCCTTGGTCGCGCGCTCAACGTAG
- a CDS encoding DSD1 family PLP-dependent enzyme yields MTKAELPTPALLLDLDRFERNVQKMAAHVKAVGKKLRPHAKTHKCPEIARRQIAAGAVGVCVAKVAEAEVMAAAGIRNLLITTEVVGAEKIGRLLKVLDRNPETLAVVDNADNIRELAAAMGRAGKVLNVLVDVEVGGRRTGAEPGEPALHLGKLAANERALNLRGLQGYAGHCAHVVGWAARRKASHKWMKRLMKTRDLFEKHGLPTEIVTGGSTGTFDIDPELPGLTELQSGSYCVMDIDYRRIGAKGGKINDQFETALTVLTTVVSRPSVELAIVDGGFKAFSTDRPFPPETVEWPGLEFSWAGDEHGRLTIVDPDRAPRLGDRIEFLPPHCDPTFNLYDQIYAMRGDKVEAVWEIAGRGKSQ; encoded by the coding sequence ATGACGAAAGCCGAGCTGCCGACGCCCGCTCTCCTCCTCGATCTCGACCGCTTCGAGCGCAACGTCCAGAAGATGGCCGCGCACGTGAAGGCGGTGGGCAAGAAGCTGCGGCCTCACGCGAAGACGCACAAGTGCCCGGAGATCGCGCGCCGCCAGATCGCGGCGGGGGCGGTGGGGGTGTGCGTGGCGAAGGTCGCCGAAGCGGAAGTGATGGCGGCGGCGGGTATCCGGAATCTCCTCATCACCACCGAGGTCGTGGGAGCGGAGAAGATCGGGCGGCTGCTCAAGGTGCTCGACCGCAATCCCGAGACCCTCGCGGTGGTGGACAACGCCGACAACATTCGCGAGCTGGCGGCGGCGATGGGCCGGGCCGGCAAGGTTCTGAACGTCCTCGTCGACGTGGAGGTCGGCGGCCGCCGTACCGGCGCCGAGCCGGGCGAGCCCGCGCTCCACCTCGGCAAGCTCGCGGCCAACGAGCGCGCGCTGAACCTCCGCGGCCTCCAGGGCTACGCGGGGCACTGCGCGCACGTCGTGGGCTGGGCGGCGCGGCGCAAGGCCTCCCACAAGTGGATGAAGCGGCTCATGAAGACGCGCGATCTCTTCGAGAAACACGGGCTGCCCACGGAGATCGTCACCGGCGGGTCCACCGGCACGTTCGACATCGACCCTGAGCTGCCGGGGCTCACCGAGCTGCAGTCCGGGTCCTACTGCGTGATGGACATCGACTACCGACGGATCGGCGCCAAGGGCGGCAAGATCAACGATCAGTTCGAGACCGCGCTCACCGTGCTGACCACGGTGGTGAGCCGCCCGAGCGTGGAGCTGGCCATCGTCGACGGCGGCTTCAAAGCGTTCTCGACGGACCGGCCGTTCCCGCCGGAGACGGTGGAGTGGCCCGGGCTCGAGTTCTCGTGGGCGGGCGACGAGCACGGCCGGCTCACCATCGTGGATCCGGACCGCGCCCCCCGCCTGGGCGACCGCATCGAGTTCCTCCCGCCGCACTGCGATCCGACCTTCAACCTCTACGACCAGATCTACGCCATGCGCGGAGACAAGGTCGAGGCGGTCTGGGAGATCGCCGGGCGCGGCAAGAGCCAGTAG
- a CDS encoding TPM domain-containing protein — protein sequence MARHPRWLKEFASNADLDAVADAVSRAERGTAAEIRVHLDHRCAGDAMARAIEVFERLHMHETAEHAGVLLYLAVVDHKVAVLGDTGIHQRVGQGYWDGVVARVIGHLREGRPREGLVGAVSELGDALSTHFPRRRDDRNELSDRVSVDGGG from the coding sequence ATGGCTCGACATCCACGATGGCTCAAAGAATTCGCGTCGAATGCCGATCTCGACGCGGTGGCGGACGCGGTCTCTCGTGCGGAGCGCGGGACCGCGGCCGAGATCCGCGTCCATCTCGATCACCGCTGCGCCGGGGACGCGATGGCGCGGGCGATCGAGGTCTTCGAGCGCCTCCACATGCACGAGACGGCGGAGCACGCCGGGGTGCTCCTCTACCTCGCCGTGGTCGACCACAAAGTGGCGGTGCTCGGCGACACGGGCATCCATCAGCGGGTGGGACAGGGCTACTGGGATGGGGTCGTCGCGCGTGTCATCGGCCACCTGCGCGAGGGCCGTCCGCGCGAGGGTCTGGTCGGCGCCGTCTCCGAGCTCGGCGACGCGCTGTCGACGCATTTCCCGCGCCGGCGTGACGATCGCAACGAGCTATCCGATCGCGTGAGCGTCGACGGCGGTGGCTGA
- a CDS encoding LemA family protein, translated as MKAIIVVLVVLLVVVGGLFMWGVGVNNRLVASEQGVNAAWAQVQTVYQRRADLIPNLVETVKGFAAQERTVLEEVTKARASASQMTLTPEMLNDPNALRKFQEVQNQLGGALSRLLVTVERYPDLKSNQNFLALQSQLEGTENRIAVERRRYNEVVQGYNTQIRVFPASMVAAFRGFKEKAYFEAAPGSEAAPKVKF; from the coding sequence ATGAAAGCCATCATCGTCGTCCTCGTGGTGCTGCTGGTGGTCGTGGGCGGCCTCTTCATGTGGGGTGTCGGGGTGAACAACCGGCTCGTGGCCTCCGAGCAGGGGGTCAACGCCGCCTGGGCCCAGGTGCAGACGGTGTATCAGCGGCGCGCCGACCTGATCCCAAACCTTGTCGAGACGGTGAAGGGCTTCGCCGCCCAGGAGCGCACGGTGCTCGAGGAAGTCACGAAGGCGCGCGCGAGCGCGTCCCAGATGACCCTCACGCCGGAGATGCTGAACGACCCCAACGCGCTCCGGAAGTTCCAGGAGGTGCAGAACCAGCTGGGCGGCGCGCTGTCGCGGTTGCTCGTGACCGTCGAGCGCTACCCTGACCTCAAGTCGAATCAGAACTTCCTCGCGCTGCAGAGCCAGCTCGAGGGCACCGAGAACCGGATCGCGGTCGAGCGTCGCCGCTACAACGAGGTGGTGCAGGGCTACAACACCCAGATCCGCGTCTTCCCCGCCAGCATGGTGGCCGCCTTCCGAGGCTTCAAGGAGAAGGCGTACTTCGAGGCCGCCCCGGGCAGCGAGGCCGCGCCCAAGGTCAAGTTCTAG
- a CDS encoding acyl-CoA dehydrogenase family protein, which yields MNFSFSDDQVLLKNSVRALLDEHCKPEHVRAMMDDKTGYGEPLWGEMAKLGWLGLPFPEQYGGAGLGLVELALIHEEMGRAAYPGPFLASVVLGGFPILLGGSAAQKEKWLPAIASGRARLSAALQEDRLDCDPAGITTTAARAGDGWALTGVKRFVPWAHVADALLVPARGPEGLSLFLVDPKGAGAALKPVTGMDLTTRWSELRLDGARVGADALVGGAGGGGAILESTLRRAAVCASAEMLGAARRSLDMAVGYAKVREQFGQLIGTFQAIRHKCAEMLMEVENSHSAVYYAAWALEAGAEDAAIAASICKSYVSESARKVCGEAIQVHGGIGFTWEYDLHLYFKRAKSLEVQFGDAEYHRELIARHVSSAS from the coding sequence ATGAACTTCTCGTTCAGCGACGACCAGGTCCTGCTGAAGAACTCCGTCCGCGCCCTTCTCGACGAGCACTGCAAGCCCGAGCACGTGCGCGCGATGATGGACGACAAGACGGGCTACGGGGAGCCCCTCTGGGGCGAGATGGCCAAGCTCGGCTGGCTCGGCCTTCCCTTCCCCGAGCAGTACGGCGGCGCCGGGCTGGGCCTCGTCGAGCTCGCGTTGATCCACGAGGAGATGGGCCGCGCTGCCTATCCCGGCCCCTTCCTCGCCAGCGTGGTGCTGGGCGGCTTCCCCATCCTGCTCGGAGGCTCGGCGGCGCAGAAGGAGAAGTGGCTGCCCGCCATCGCCTCCGGCCGCGCCCGCCTGAGCGCGGCCCTCCAGGAGGACCGCCTCGACTGTGACCCCGCCGGCATCACCACCACCGCCGCCCGGGCGGGCGATGGCTGGGCGCTCACCGGCGTGAAGCGTTTCGTGCCCTGGGCGCACGTGGCGGATGCGCTGCTCGTGCCCGCGCGCGGGCCCGAGGGCCTCTCGCTGTTCCTGGTGGACCCCAAGGGGGCCGGCGCCGCCCTCAAGCCCGTCACCGGGATGGATCTCACCACGCGCTGGTCGGAGCTGCGCCTGGACGGCGCGCGCGTCGGGGCGGACGCCCTCGTCGGCGGGGCGGGCGGCGGTGGCGCCATCCTGGAGTCCACGCTGCGCCGGGCCGCCGTGTGCGCCTCGGCGGAGATGCTGGGCGCGGCGCGGCGCTCGCTCGACATGGCGGTGGGGTACGCCAAGGTGCGCGAGCAGTTCGGGCAGCTCATCGGCACCTTCCAGGCCATTCGCCACAAGTGCGCCGAGATGCTGATGGAGGTGGAGAACAGCCACTCTGCCGTGTACTACGCGGCGTGGGCGCTGGAGGCGGGCGCGGAGGACGCCGCCATCGCCGCCTCGATCTGCAAGTCCTACGTCAGCGAGTCGGCGCGTAAGGTGTGCGGCGAGGCTATTCAGGTGCACGGGGGCATCGGCTTCACCTGGGAGTACGACCTCCACCTCTACTTCAAGCGCGCCAAGTCGCTCGAGGTGCAGTTCGGCGACGCCGAATATCACCGCGAGCTCATCGCCAGGCACGTGTCCTCCGCTTCATGA
- a CDS encoding CoA transferase encodes MTSGPLANVTVVDLTSYIAGSYAAMMLADLGADVIKVEGLEGDSFRELPGFYGWNRGKRSLAVNLKEPDGRAIVHRLARRADVAMENMRPGVVDRLGVGYEDLRAVNPRIIYSSVTAFGPDGPYRERPGFDPLLQAMGGVMTTQGFGGPPKYMRIAVTDYYTAALSCQAILAALFVRERTGRGQHVRTSLLQGVMALQSGSVVDYPGLERTYKETPTYRIYRAQDGEWLFLAVGNQSFWRKLCQAIGHPEMADDPRFGSWLARRDNGDQLMTLLEETFASKPRDVWLRILAEHDIPAAGTQTMLDFMKDPVVAHHKMVVQYDHPEIGPLSLMGQPLRFSETQAEDAGPPPTLGQHTDAVLREAGYRDDEIADLRRRQVVGGKRPGP; translated from the coding sequence ATGACCTCCGGCCCGCTCGCCAACGTCACCGTCGTCGACCTGACGTCGTACATCGCCGGCTCCTATGCGGCGATGATGCTGGCCGATCTCGGCGCCGACGTCATCAAGGTCGAGGGCCTCGAGGGCGATTCCTTCCGCGAGCTGCCCGGCTTCTACGGGTGGAATCGCGGCAAACGGTCGCTCGCCGTCAACCTGAAGGAGCCGGACGGGCGCGCCATCGTGCACCGCCTCGCCCGCCGCGCCGACGTGGCCATGGAGAACATGCGGCCGGGCGTGGTGGACCGCCTGGGCGTGGGCTACGAGGACCTCCGTGCCGTCAATCCGCGCATCATCTATTCGTCGGTCACCGCGTTCGGTCCCGACGGGCCCTACCGGGAGCGCCCCGGCTTCGACCCCCTGCTCCAGGCCATGGGCGGCGTGATGACGACGCAGGGCTTCGGCGGCCCGCCCAAATACATGCGCATCGCGGTCACCGACTACTACACCGCGGCGCTGTCCTGCCAGGCCATCCTCGCCGCCCTGTTCGTGCGCGAGCGCACCGGCCGCGGCCAGCATGTGCGCACCTCGCTCCTGCAGGGCGTGATGGCGCTACAGTCCGGGAGCGTGGTGGACTATCCCGGCCTCGAGCGCACCTACAAGGAAACACCGACCTACCGTATCTATCGGGCGCAGGACGGCGAGTGGCTCTTTCTCGCCGTCGGCAACCAGTCCTTCTGGCGCAAGCTCTGCCAGGCGATCGGCCACCCCGAGATGGCCGACGATCCGCGCTTCGGCTCCTGGCTGGCCCGTCGCGACAACGGCGACCAGCTCATGACGCTGCTGGAGGAAACCTTCGCGTCCAAGCCCCGAGACGTCTGGCTGCGCATCCTCGCCGAGCACGACATCCCCGCCGCGGGCACGCAGACCATGCTCGACTTCATGAAGGACCCGGTGGTGGCGCACCACAAGATGGTGGTGCAGTACGACCACCCCGAGATCGGGCCGCTGTCGCTGATGGGCCAGCCGCTCCGCTTCTCGGAGACCCAGGCCGAGGATGCGGGGCCGCCGCCCACGCTGGGCCAGCATACCGACGCCGTGCTGCGCGAGGCCGGTTACCGCGACGACGAGATCGCCGATCTCCGCCGCCGCCAGGTCGTGGGCGGCAAGCGGCCGGGGCCGTGA
- a CDS encoding TPM domain-containing protein: protein MRPIRLALAIALLVTALPAVVALALTVPPAPTRRINDYAGALSLAERDRLEAKLAERERTSQNQVVVAIFRSLEGESLEDFSIRLAERWKIGQKGLDNGVILLVFLDDRKLRLEVGYGLEPTLTDAVTSTIINTVIVPRFRERQMAVGIEAGLDAIDAAIRGEFRAEARREPRRSNDRLPAFVPLLFVVLVIVGIFMAAQRNAAYARRQGWTGGSRGWGGPYYGGGGFGGGGFSGGGSSGGGFSGGGGSFGGGGSSGSW from the coding sequence GTGCGCCCGATCCGCCTGGCGCTCGCGATCGCCCTCCTCGTCACCGCGCTGCCCGCGGTGGTCGCTCTCGCGCTGACCGTTCCCCCCGCGCCGACCCGGCGCATCAACGACTACGCGGGTGCGTTGAGTCTCGCGGAGCGCGATCGTCTCGAGGCCAAGCTTGCCGAGCGCGAGCGGACGAGCCAGAACCAGGTCGTGGTGGCGATCTTCCGCTCGCTTGAGGGCGAGAGCCTGGAGGATTTCTCGATCCGGCTCGCGGAGCGGTGGAAGATCGGGCAGAAGGGCCTGGACAACGGCGTCATTCTCCTCGTCTTCCTCGACGACCGGAAGCTACGCCTCGAGGTGGGCTATGGGCTGGAGCCCACGCTCACCGACGCGGTGACCTCGACGATCATCAACACTGTGATCGTGCCCCGCTTCCGCGAGCGGCAGATGGCGGTGGGGATCGAGGCCGGGCTCGACGCCATCGACGCGGCGATCCGGGGCGAGTTCCGCGCGGAGGCGCGCCGCGAGCCGCGGCGCAGCAACGATCGTCTCCCCGCCTTCGTCCCGCTCCTCTTCGTTGTGCTCGTGATCGTGGGGATATTCATGGCCGCCCAGCGGAACGCCGCGTACGCCCGCCGTCAGGGCTGGACCGGCGGCTCTCGTGGATGGGGCGGCCCGTATTATGGGGGCGGCGGATTCGGGGGCGGCGGATTCTCCGGCGGTGGATCATCCGGCGGCGGCTTCAGCGGCGGGGGCGGGTCCTTCGGCGGCGGCGGCTCGAGCGGAAGCTGGTAG